The Longimicrobium sp. genome has a segment encoding these proteins:
- a CDS encoding peptidylprolyl isomerase, whose amino-acid sequence MKKLWILLLLLAPAPTLAQTRVDSALIGRILVAEDRRDSTMAIPAGLRHADPRVRLIARRALGRIRDPLFGARDSLPSVAAPHAWPEPAWRLRYRALAAQRADCGALRTALDDSVWHVRLRAAAVADTTCGADSAFVRVLSGWVDSLPGETRRRAAGGVSWHAGAHAAVSLARIAPEQARARLGGLATHSDWHVRLYAARAAAILADTARLRALARDPDGNVQEAALDALSKLTGHAEDDVYLAALAGDQAQAVRAAAIALKGSSAPGVRTAANDAFDRWVHRANESERDVRVALLEAAGRPVSDDRPPAPRFDLPPDAVALALGQEVRVRVTMSPDAGGGSFVVRLRGDVAPMMAARVLELVRGGYYDGGNWHRVEPDFVIQGGAPGTNEYVGHHHYLRDELGTVAHPRGTVAMSTRGHDTGDAQWFINLKDNPRLVREYTVFGEVIEGIEVVDGILEGDVVASMRVEPDARRR is encoded by the coding sequence ATGAAAAAGCTCTGGATCCTCCTCCTGCTGCTCGCGCCCGCGCCCACCCTGGCGCAAACGCGTGTGGACTCGGCCCTGATCGGGCGGATTCTCGTCGCAGAAGACCGGCGTGATTCTACCATGGCCATCCCGGCGGGGCTGCGGCACGCCGACCCGCGCGTGCGGCTGATCGCCCGCCGCGCGCTGGGGCGCATCCGCGATCCGCTCTTCGGCGCGCGCGATTCGCTGCCCTCGGTCGCCGCGCCTCACGCATGGCCCGAGCCCGCGTGGCGCCTTCGCTACCGTGCGCTCGCCGCCCAGCGCGCCGACTGTGGCGCACTCCGGACCGCGCTGGACGACAGCGTGTGGCACGTGCGCCTCCGCGCCGCCGCCGTCGCGGACACCACGTGCGGGGCCGATTCGGCCTTCGTGCGCGTGTTGAGCGGGTGGGTGGATTCGCTGCCGGGCGAGACACGCAGGCGCGCCGCGGGAGGCGTGTCGTGGCATGCGGGCGCCCACGCGGCGGTCAGCCTCGCGCGGATCGCGCCGGAGCAGGCGCGGGCGCGGCTCGGCGGGCTCGCGACGCATTCCGACTGGCACGTGCGCCTGTACGCCGCGCGCGCCGCCGCCATCCTGGCCGACACCGCTCGCCTGCGCGCCCTCGCACGCGACCCGGACGGCAACGTGCAGGAGGCGGCGCTCGACGCGTTGTCGAAGCTGACGGGCCATGCGGAAGATGACGTGTACCTGGCGGCACTGGCTGGCGATCAGGCGCAGGCCGTCCGCGCCGCCGCCATCGCGCTGAAGGGGTCCTCCGCGCCCGGCGTGCGCACAGCCGCCAACGACGCCTTCGATCGCTGGGTGCACCGCGCGAACGAATCGGAGCGCGACGTTCGCGTGGCGCTGCTCGAAGCGGCCGGACGCCCCGTGAGCGACGATCGCCCGCCCGCGCCGCGGTTCGATCTCCCGCCGGACGCGGTGGCACTCGCGCTCGGCCAGGAGGTGCGCGTCCGCGTGACGATGTCCCCCGATGCCGGCGGCGGGTCGTTCGTGGTGCGGCTGCGCGGCGACGTGGCGCCGATGATGGCGGCTCGCGTGCTGGAGCTCGTGCGCGGCGGTTACTACGACGGCGGCAACTGGCACCGCGTGGAGCCGGATTTCGTGATCCAGGGCGGCGCCCCGGGCACCAACGAGTACGTGGGCCATCACCACTACCTGCGCGACGAGCTCGGCACTGTCGCGCATCCCCGCGGCACCGTGGCGATGAGCACGCGCGGGCACGACACGGGTGATGCGCAGTGGTTCATCAACCTCAAGGACAATCCCCGCCTGGTTCGCGAGTACACGGTCTTCGGCGAGGTGATCGAGGGGATCGAGGTGGTCGACGGCATCCTGGAGGGGGACGTGGTCGCGTCCATGCGAGTGGAGCCGGATGCGCGCCGGCGCTGA
- a CDS encoding M90 family metallopeptidase — MFGFLKKRRRDRIRAEPFPPEWLVIIQRNVPMFARLSEADRDELLRRVLVFIAEKNFEGAGGLTMTDEVRVTIAAQACMLLLRLDDDDYYPRLRSIIVYPSAYKVPREARAGEIVREHDAVHLGESWGDGAVVLSWNSARHGAADPRDGKNVVLHEFAHQLDQEDGAADGTPELDRLAFYAPWARVLSEHYLALRKAARTGRKTLLDQYGATNEAEFFAVASECFFERPVQLRTRHPELYDELSSYYGQDPARAATPA; from the coding sequence GTGTTTGGATTTCTGAAGAAGCGCCGCCGCGATCGCATCCGCGCGGAGCCGTTTCCGCCGGAGTGGCTGGTGATCATCCAGCGCAACGTGCCCATGTTCGCCCGCCTTTCGGAGGCCGACCGGGACGAGTTGCTGCGCCGGGTGCTGGTGTTCATCGCCGAAAAGAACTTCGAGGGGGCGGGCGGGCTGACCATGACGGACGAGGTGCGCGTCACCATCGCCGCGCAGGCCTGCATGCTCCTGCTGCGCCTGGACGATGACGACTACTATCCGCGGCTCCGGTCCATCATCGTGTATCCCTCCGCGTACAAGGTGCCGCGCGAGGCGAGGGCCGGGGAGATCGTGCGGGAACACGATGCGGTGCACCTGGGGGAGTCGTGGGGCGACGGGGCGGTGGTGCTGTCGTGGAACAGCGCCCGCCATGGCGCCGCCGATCCGCGCGACGGCAAGAACGTGGTCCTGCACGAGTTCGCGCACCAGCTGGACCAGGAAGACGGCGCCGCGGACGGCACGCCGGAGCTGGACCGCCTGGCGTTCTACGCGCCGTGGGCACGGGTGCTGAGCGAGCACTACCTGGCGCTGCGCAAGGCGGCGCGCACGGGGCGCAAGACGCTGCTGGACCAGTACGGCGCCACCAACGAGGCCGAGTTCTTTGCCGTCGCCAGCGAGTGCTTCTTCGAGCGCCCGGTGCAGCTTCGCACACGCCATCCCGAGCTGTACGACGAGCTTTCGAGCTACTACGGCCAGGACCCGGCCCGCGCGGCGACGCCGGCCTGA
- a CDS encoding carboxymuconolactone decarboxylase family protein — MHLSAIENPSSSWLKLAYKASAKRFGKVIGPLKVIYARKPGLMVLALHIQRTMEHGLSLEPSLRRLVQTQAARQNGCTFCADITLAEAIRQRVGAEKFAALPDYRTSPVFTDRERAALAFVEEATMHRSVSAETVAALREHFSEVEIVELTWLNAAENYFNLQAAVLGIESDGLAALASAPRRG; from the coding sequence ATGCACCTGAGCGCCATCGAAAATCCCTCCAGCTCGTGGCTGAAGCTGGCGTACAAGGCTTCGGCGAAGCGGTTCGGAAAGGTGATCGGCCCGCTGAAGGTGATCTATGCCCGCAAGCCGGGGCTGATGGTGCTGGCCCTGCACATCCAGCGCACGATGGAGCACGGGCTGTCGCTGGAGCCGTCGCTGCGCCGGCTGGTGCAGACGCAGGCGGCGCGGCAGAACGGATGCACGTTCTGCGCAGACATCACCCTGGCCGAGGCCATCCGCCAGCGGGTGGGGGCGGAGAAGTTCGCGGCGCTGCCGGACTACCGCACGAGTCCGGTCTTCACGGACCGCGAACGCGCCGCCCTGGCGTTCGTGGAAGAGGCCACCATGCACCGCTCCGTGTCGGCCGAGACGGTGGCGGCGTTGCGCGAGCACTTCAGCGAGGTGGAGATCGTGGAACTCACCTGGCTGAACGCGGCCGAGAACTACTTCAACCTGCAGGCGGCGGTGCTGGGCATCGAGTCCGATGGGCTGGCGGCGCTGGCCTCGGCGCCCCGGAGGGGCTGA
- a CDS encoding serine hydrolase encodes MIARPILLLALLLAGCDAPRERGAEADAGPPAAARTLAPAPAVERGDTALLAQALARAAELPNLRGILVSQRGEIVLERYIGGAGADRGTNVKSASKSVLSALVGIAISEGHIRGIDQPISDFFPAYFARPGVDPRKRAITVGHLLSMQSGLESTSFSEYGAWVSSRHWVNAALDQPMVDEPGGRMLYSTGSTHLLSAILTRATGRSTWAYANEKIAAPLGFRIRPWQRDPQGIFFGGNDMYLTPRQMLRFGQMWLDGGVYRGRRIVPEAWVRESARQRTTSPFNGHGYGLGWWTRESGGRRVAFAWGYGGQYIFVVPELEMVAVFTSRSDGPRAPGHLPAIHRIVDENLVPGAAARLNSSPAR; translated from the coding sequence ATGATTGCTCGACCGATTCTCCTTCTGGCCCTGCTGCTCGCCGGCTGCGACGCCCCGCGGGAGCGCGGCGCCGAAGCCGACGCCGGGCCGCCCGCCGCCGCCCGCACGCTCGCCCCCGCGCCGGCCGTGGAGCGTGGCGACACCGCGCTGCTGGCGCAGGCCCTGGCGCGTGCGGCGGAGCTGCCGAACCTGCGCGGCATCCTGGTTTCGCAGCGCGGCGAGATCGTGCTGGAACGCTACATCGGCGGGGCGGGCGCGGACCGGGGGACCAACGTGAAGTCCGCGTCCAAGAGCGTGCTTTCCGCGCTGGTGGGCATCGCCATTTCCGAGGGCCACATCCGCGGCATCGACCAGCCGATCTCCGACTTCTTTCCCGCGTACTTCGCGCGTCCGGGCGTGGACCCGCGGAAGCGCGCGATCACCGTGGGCCACCTGCTGTCGATGCAGTCGGGGCTGGAGTCCACCAGCTTCAGCGAGTACGGCGCCTGGGTCAGCAGCCGCCACTGGGTGAACGCCGCGCTGGACCAGCCGATGGTGGACGAGCCCGGCGGGCGCATGCTGTACAGCACGGGGAGCACGCACCTGCTTTCCGCCATCCTCACGCGCGCCACGGGCCGGAGCACCTGGGCGTACGCCAACGAGAAGATCGCGGCGCCGCTGGGCTTCCGCATCCGACCCTGGCAGCGCGATCCACAGGGCATCTTCTTTGGTGGCAACGACATGTACCTGACGCCGCGGCAGATGCTGCGCTTCGGGCAGATGTGGCTGGACGGCGGCGTGTACCGGGGCCGCCGGATCGTCCCCGAGGCGTGGGTGCGCGAGAGCGCCCGCCAGCGCACCACGTCACCTTTCAACGGGCATGGCTACGGGCTGGGCTGGTGGACGCGCGAGTCCGGCGGGCGGCGCGTGGCGTTCGCCTGGGGGTACGGCGGGCAGTACATCTTCGTCGTCCCCGAGCTGGAGATGGTGGCCGTCTTCACCTCGCGATCCGACGGCCCCCGCGCGCCCGGCCACCTCCCCGCCATCCACCGCATCGTCGACGAGAACCTGGTGCCCGGCGCGGCCGCCCGGCTGAACTCGAGCCCCGCGCGCTGA
- a CDS encoding caspase family protein: MSRAVSIHIGVNQPQGRHAGRPLQYAEGSAWRMAELASQAGFGSILVLRGSEATTQALHEALAGAAQALCGGDLLLLSFSGHGSQVRDRNRDEGFGWDETWCLADEEILDDKLAGYWRLFDAGVRIVVVSESCYGGGMGRDDEDVPPASPPVHRPPVMRNGGRGGWGTARGFRAEPEMEAAAPCIASAPADDLGIRASLLLISASSEDQAARDGLFTRYLLDVWNDGTFRGSYCDLYRRVRKHVMDEACSQEPQILMLGAPDLAFPMERAFRPRERGPVTRGPLVHR, translated from the coding sequence ATGTCACGCGCCGTTTCCATTCACATCGGGGTCAACCAGCCGCAGGGGCGGCACGCCGGCCGGCCCCTGCAATACGCCGAAGGGTCCGCCTGGCGGATGGCGGAGCTGGCCAGCCAGGCGGGGTTTGGCTCCATCCTGGTGCTCCGGGGCTCCGAGGCCACGACGCAGGCGCTGCACGAGGCCCTGGCGGGGGCGGCGCAGGCGCTGTGCGGGGGCGACCTGCTGCTCCTGTCGTTCTCGGGGCACGGCAGCCAGGTGCGCGACCGCAACCGCGACGAGGGGTTCGGCTGGGACGAGACGTGGTGCCTGGCCGACGAAGAGATCCTGGACGACAAGCTGGCCGGGTACTGGCGGCTGTTCGACGCCGGCGTGCGCATCGTGGTGGTGTCCGAAAGCTGCTACGGCGGCGGAATGGGCCGGGACGACGAGGATGTGCCTCCGGCTTCGCCGCCCGTGCATCGCCCGCCCGTGATGCGCAACGGCGGGCGGGGCGGATGGGGAACGGCGCGCGGCTTTCGGGCAGAGCCGGAAATGGAGGCGGCGGCACCGTGCATCGCGTCCGCCCCGGCCGACGACCTGGGCATCCGCGCGAGCCTGCTGCTGATCTCCGCGTCCAGCGAAGACCAGGCGGCGCGCGACGGGCTGTTCACCCGCTACCTGCTGGACGTCTGGAACGACGGAACGTTCCGCGGCAGCTACTGCGACCTGTACCGCCGCGTTCGCAAGCACGTGATGGACGAGGCGTGCAGCCAGGAGCCGCAGATCCTGATGCTGGGCGCGCCCGACCTCGCGTTTCCCATGGAGCGCGCCTTCCGCCCGCGCGAGCGGGGCCCCGTCACCCGCGGCCCGCTCGTCCATCGGTAA
- a CDS encoding sigma-70 family RNA polymerase sigma factor, which yields MPDRLESESLFLEHLRHIERVAEMTCNDHGVRGAEAEDFVSWIKLRLMEDDYAIIQRFRAESSIKTYLATVVSRQFFEYWRAMRGRWRASAMAERLGPPAKDLEILVYREGYSLAQAGEKLRTAGRTQLSDTELARLLARLPEHSRHRPKEVSTDSVLDEMPSKSQPDMDLGETDAFRARMLSALDRVMSQLDPENRLIFRMRFADGHSLADVARVLGLEQKPLYRRVEKLRQRLRTALEAEGVQDTDVRGIFLEEDGS from the coding sequence ATGCCTGACCGGCTTGAGTCCGAGAGCCTGTTCCTGGAGCACCTCCGCCACATCGAGAGAGTGGCGGAGATGACCTGCAACGACCACGGTGTGCGGGGCGCCGAGGCCGAAGACTTCGTCTCCTGGATCAAGCTGAGGCTGATGGAGGATGACTACGCCATCATCCAAAGATTCCGCGCCGAGAGCAGCATCAAGACGTACCTCGCGACGGTGGTCTCGCGGCAGTTCTTTGAGTACTGGCGAGCAATGCGTGGCCGGTGGCGCGCCTCGGCCATGGCGGAGCGGCTGGGGCCGCCGGCGAAGGACCTGGAAATTCTGGTGTATCGCGAGGGATATTCGCTGGCTCAGGCCGGGGAAAAGCTGAGGACCGCAGGGCGCACCCAGCTTTCCGACACAGAGCTCGCCCGTCTGCTGGCCCGGCTTCCCGAGCACTCGCGGCACCGCCCCAAGGAGGTGTCCACCGATTCCGTGCTGGACGAAATGCCCAGTAAATCTCAGCCGGACATGGACTTGGGGGAGACCGATGCCTTTCGCGCCAGGATGCTGTCCGCCCTGGATCGGGTCATGTCGCAATTGGATCCCGAGAACCGGTTGATCTTCCGAATGCGCTTCGCTGACGGCCACAGTTTAGCCGATGTTGCGAGAGTGCTGGGGCTAGAGCAGAAGCCACTCTACCGTAGGGTAGAAAAGCTCAGGCAGCGGCTGCGTACGGCGCTTGAGGCAGAAGGGGTGCAGGACACCGACGTCCGTGGAATCTTTCTGGAAGAGGATGGTTCTTGA
- a CDS encoding CHAT domain-containing protein, which produces MKRRGLAGAAGVLLAAAAGVRLLGGASEPARSLMGELVHTRPDRAFAARLSIPVTYQHCAVPVDAAAAQVPREVCGDAADPPVDLEAFAAARASVDADSLHASALADVIWPDRSEPTAHAVLLRLEKALRLSRRPVPLLVDLSAVYLVRAERMQDPRDLMKGLDLAREALVSDPRNAAALFNTALALQAFGVDGEAARAWDRYLAVDSNSAWAREARERQRAVISRPALPPRPVPGAAPAQVRAYVDSAPQEARLLGWDVVLGEWGNAVAKGDRVAAAAHLAVAESLGAALEQRGGDASLADAVRVIRRAEGDARATAALARGHSAYAVAQALYGATRYKDARAAFSRLLRAAPPSPTLVEWAMVFHAGTQVYADEMEVAKSALRTLLSAVDSSRYSAVEGRARWMLGTLLSRTDSSAQARAEYRRAEAIFGRLGETEHQSAVLNLDGGLAYDQGDALAGYNAMHGALRALRHYPNSLRLHNQLVDLADRASQDGMPWAGSILLDEAVSVAARFGEPLVMLEARLARADLRAVLGDHRGAVSDLDSIAPLLPLLNDQDARDWTAARLGYTRAVVMSAMGQPPAPAVMDSAVEYFRSAKNLAWLVPTLLRRADVRMAAGDGAGATADLEAAVGYIRNAPGDERDVMLRSAVMERVRSRFDQLVMLRLREKRPDDALRALENGRTSFATAPLRRAFLRAPNGEVAVEYALIGDTLLIWTVRGNSLHLVRKTVNRGEFLLTVEEVGAALESPAGEARAVAGLTRLYDWLVRPVWDRLGETETPVVILADGEIARVPFAALVDSASKPRGRAPGRYLVQDHPLRFAATLSDARRTLPRAPPGRALLVADPAFDRLAHPTLDYLPGARQEVDSLKKLYPDHVPLERAHATRSAVTAEATSAQVIHYAGHAVFNDARPERSMLVLAGPDTTAPLTAEAFHRMRLPNVRLVVLSACGTLRSRNGRSGGFAGFSGALLAAGAGGVVGSLWDVNDERTRHLMWAFHAEYVDSGNAAAALRAAQLKMLSDRDPDLSSPSTWAAFRYAGR; this is translated from the coding sequence ATGAAGCGCCGCGGCCTCGCGGGCGCGGCCGGGGTGCTGTTGGCCGCGGCGGCGGGCGTCCGCCTGCTCGGCGGCGCCTCCGAGCCGGCCCGCTCGCTGATGGGGGAGCTGGTGCACACGCGGCCGGACCGCGCTTTTGCGGCACGGCTGTCCATCCCCGTGACGTACCAGCACTGTGCGGTGCCGGTCGATGCGGCAGCGGCGCAGGTGCCTCGCGAGGTGTGCGGGGACGCCGCCGATCCGCCCGTGGACCTGGAAGCGTTCGCCGCCGCCAGGGCCAGCGTAGACGCCGACTCGCTTCATGCGTCGGCATTGGCTGACGTGATCTGGCCCGACCGCTCGGAACCTACGGCGCACGCGGTGCTCCTGCGGCTGGAAAAGGCACTTCGGCTCAGCCGCCGCCCGGTTCCGCTGCTGGTGGACCTGTCGGCGGTGTACCTGGTGCGCGCCGAGCGGATGCAGGACCCGCGCGACCTGATGAAGGGACTGGACCTGGCCCGTGAGGCGCTGGTGAGCGACCCGCGCAACGCGGCCGCCCTGTTCAACACCGCCCTCGCGCTGCAAGCCTTCGGAGTGGATGGCGAGGCCGCCAGGGCCTGGGACAGGTACCTGGCCGTGGACTCGAACTCGGCTTGGGCCCGGGAGGCGCGCGAGCGGCAGCGCGCCGTGATTTCGCGTCCCGCCCTGCCGCCCCGGCCCGTGCCCGGCGCGGCTCCGGCCCAGGTGCGGGCCTATGTGGACAGCGCCCCGCAGGAGGCGCGGCTGCTAGGATGGGACGTGGTCCTGGGCGAGTGGGGCAACGCGGTGGCGAAGGGTGATCGCGTGGCCGCCGCGGCGCACCTTGCCGTGGCCGAGTCGCTGGGAGCGGCCCTGGAGCAACGCGGGGGAGATGCCTCGCTGGCCGACGCCGTCCGGGTGATCCGCCGCGCGGAGGGCGACGCCCGGGCGACGGCGGCCCTCGCGCGGGGCCACAGCGCGTACGCCGTGGCGCAGGCGCTCTATGGCGCTACGCGATACAAAGACGCCCGGGCCGCCTTCAGCCGGCTTCTGCGCGCCGCGCCACCCTCGCCCACGCTCGTGGAATGGGCGATGGTATTCCACGCCGGCACGCAGGTGTACGCAGACGAGATGGAGGTGGCGAAATCCGCTCTCCGCACGTTGCTCTCCGCCGTGGATTCCAGCCGCTACTCCGCCGTGGAAGGGCGGGCGAGGTGGATGCTCGGCACGCTGCTCTCCCGGACGGACTCGTCGGCACAGGCGCGGGCGGAGTATCGACGGGCGGAGGCGATTTTCGGGCGCTTGGGCGAGACCGAGCACCAATCGGCCGTCCTGAACCTGGATGGCGGGCTGGCCTACGACCAGGGAGACGCGCTCGCCGGCTACAACGCCATGCACGGCGCCCTGCGGGCCCTGCGGCACTACCCAAACTCGCTGCGGCTGCACAACCAGTTGGTGGACCTGGCCGACCGCGCCAGCCAGGACGGCATGCCTTGGGCTGGCTCCATCCTTCTGGACGAAGCCGTGTCGGTGGCGGCACGGTTCGGCGAACCGCTGGTGATGCTGGAGGCGCGGCTCGCGCGAGCGGACCTGCGCGCCGTGCTCGGCGATCACCGGGGCGCGGTGAGCGACCTGGATTCCATCGCGCCGCTGCTGCCGCTTCTCAACGATCAGGACGCGAGGGATTGGACCGCTGCACGGCTGGGGTACACGCGGGCGGTGGTGATGTCGGCGATGGGCCAGCCCCCCGCACCCGCCGTGATGGATTCGGCGGTGGAGTACTTCCGCAGCGCGAAGAACCTGGCGTGGCTGGTTCCCACGCTGCTCCGGCGCGCGGACGTCAGGATGGCCGCGGGCGACGGTGCCGGCGCCACGGCCGACCTCGAAGCCGCGGTGGGGTACATCCGCAACGCGCCGGGCGACGAGCGTGACGTGATGCTGCGTTCCGCGGTAATGGAGCGTGTGAGGAGCCGTTTCGATCAGCTGGTGATGCTTCGCCTGCGCGAGAAGCGCCCCGACGATGCCCTGCGTGCGCTGGAAAACGGCCGCACGTCGTTCGCGACGGCGCCGCTGCGCCGCGCGTTCTTGAGGGCGCCGAATGGAGAAGTGGCGGTGGAATACGCGCTGATCGGCGACACCTTGTTGATATGGACCGTCCGGGGCAACAGCTTGCACTTGGTGCGTAAGACGGTGAACCGCGGCGAGTTCCTGCTGACCGTGGAGGAAGTGGGCGCGGCGCTGGAATCGCCCGCGGGCGAAGCCCGCGCCGTTGCCGGCCTGACGCGGCTGTACGACTGGCTGGTGCGCCCGGTGTGGGACCGCCTAGGTGAAACCGAGACTCCGGTGGTGATCCTGGCGGATGGCGAGATTGCGCGCGTTCCCTTCGCCGCGCTGGTGGACTCCGCTTCAAAGCCGCGCGGCCGGGCGCCGGGCCGCTACCTCGTGCAGGACCACCCCCTGCGCTTCGCTGCGACCCTTTCCGACGCGCGGCGCACGCTGCCTCGCGCACCGCCCGGGCGGGCGCTGCTGGTGGCGGACCCTGCGTTCGACCGGCTCGCGCATCCCACCCTGGACTACTTGCCGGGCGCGCGCCAGGAGGTCGACTCGCTCAAGAAGCTCTACCCGGATCACGTCCCCCTGGAACGGGCGCACGCCACCCGAAGCGCGGTGACGGCCGAGGCCACCTCGGCACAGGTGATCCACTACGCGGGGCACGCCGTGTTCAACGATGCGCGCCCGGAGCGCTCCATGCTGGTGTTGGCCGGCCCGGATACCACCGCTCCGCTCACTGCCGAAGCCTTCCACCGGATGCGGCTGCCCAACGTTCGGCTGGTTGTGCTTTCCGCGTGCGGCACCCTGCGCTCCCGCAACGGCCGTTCGGGCGGCTTCGCGGGGTTCTCGGGTGCGCTGCTGGCCGCGGGCGCGGGCGGCGTGGTGGGAAGCCTGTGGGACGTGAACGACGAGCGCACGCGGCACCTGATGTGGGCGTTCCACGCGGAGTACGTCGATTCAGGCAACGCCGCGGCGGCGCTTCGGGCGGCGCAGCTCAAGATGCTGAGCGACCGGGATCCCGACCTTAGTTCACCCTCCACGTGGGCAGCGTTCCGCTACGCCGGCCGCTGA
- a CDS encoding YciI family protein: MKYMMMMHAPRGTGDYQVGQWSPEDFQAHIGFMHQFNQDLTASGEWVDAQGLASPGEAKLVRAGKDGAPVTDGPFPESKEFLAGYWIVEVDSPERAYQLAAKASAAPGPGGAPLNMGIEVRQVMSAPPTTDA, from the coding sequence ATGAAGTACATGATGATGATGCACGCGCCGCGCGGAACCGGTGACTACCAGGTCGGCCAGTGGTCGCCGGAAGACTTCCAGGCCCACATCGGGTTCATGCACCAGTTCAACCAGGATCTCACGGCCTCCGGCGAGTGGGTGGATGCGCAGGGGCTGGCCTCGCCCGGCGAAGCGAAGCTGGTGCGCGCGGGCAAGGACGGCGCGCCGGTCACGGACGGCCCGTTCCCCGAATCCAAGGAGTTCCTGGCCGGCTACTGGATCGTGGAGGTGGATTCGCCCGAGCGCGCCTACCAGCTCGCGGCCAAGGCATCGGCCGCGCCCGGCCCCGGCGGCGCGCCGCTGAACATGGGCATCGAGGTGCGCCAGGTGATGAGCGCGCCGCCGACCACGGACGCGTGA
- a CDS encoding RNA polymerase sigma factor, translated as MTADSIQPTIEHLLRELAPQVLGAVARRHGDFQAAEDAVQEALIAAAAQWPAEGVPRNPRGWLYHVALRRLTDHLRGEMARRRREDAVASQVWADWAFVPPPDVEVGVDGDDTLVLLFMCCHPALTPASAIALTLRAVGGLTTAQIAAAFLVPEATMAQRISRAKASIKSSAVPFEMPSAAERAERLKSVLHVLYLLFSEGYTSSTGPHLHRPDLSDEAIRLARTLHALLPNDSEVAGLLALMLLTDARRAARTGPHGELIPLDEQDRALWDRGMIVEGVALVSEALSRGAVGPYQLQAAIAAVHDEAATADDTDWPQVLALYGVLERMSDNPMVTLNRVIAAAMVKGPEAGLELLKALDDEPRMRGHYRLDAVRAHLYERAGDPARAFAHYRAAAERTASIPERDYLTLKAARLSALENEKPSGTAA; from the coding sequence GTGACGGCGGATTCCATCCAACCCACGATCGAGCACCTGCTGCGCGAGCTTGCGCCGCAGGTGCTCGGCGCGGTGGCGCGCAGGCACGGCGACTTCCAGGCGGCGGAAGATGCCGTGCAGGAGGCGCTGATCGCCGCGGCGGCGCAGTGGCCGGCGGAGGGCGTTCCGCGGAACCCGCGCGGCTGGCTGTACCACGTCGCCCTCCGGCGCCTCACCGACCACCTGCGCGGCGAGATGGCGCGCCGCCGCCGTGAGGACGCCGTCGCCAGCCAGGTGTGGGCCGACTGGGCCTTCGTCCCCCCGCCGGACGTGGAGGTGGGGGTGGATGGCGACGACACGCTGGTGCTGCTGTTCATGTGCTGCCACCCCGCGCTGACGCCCGCATCCGCCATCGCCCTCACCCTGCGCGCCGTGGGAGGACTCACCACGGCGCAGATCGCCGCCGCGTTCCTGGTTCCCGAGGCCACCATGGCACAGCGGATCAGCCGGGCGAAGGCGAGCATCAAGTCGTCCGCGGTTCCGTTCGAAATGCCTTCCGCCGCCGAGCGCGCGGAGCGGCTGAAATCCGTGCTGCACGTGCTCTACCTGCTGTTCAGCGAGGGATACACGAGCAGCACCGGCCCGCACCTTCACCGGCCCGACCTGTCGGACGAAGCCATCCGCCTGGCCCGCACCCTCCACGCCCTGCTCCCGAACGACTCAGAGGTGGCGGGGCTGCTGGCGCTGATGCTGCTGACCGACGCGCGCCGGGCCGCGCGTACGGGGCCCCACGGCGAGCTGATCCCGCTGGACGAGCAGGACCGCGCGCTGTGGGATCGAGGGATGATCGTGGAGGGCGTCGCGCTCGTCTCGGAAGCGCTCTCGCGCGGAGCCGTGGGGCCGTACCAGCTGCAGGCGGCCATCGCGGCCGTCCACGACGAAGCCGCGACTGCGGACGACACCGACTGGCCCCAGGTGCTGGCGCTGTACGGCGTGCTGGAGCGGATGTCGGACAACCCGATGGTGACGCTGAACCGCGTGATCGCCGCCGCGATGGTGAAGGGGCCGGAAGCGGGGCTGGAGCTGCTGAAGGCGCTGGACGACGAACCGCGGATGCGCGGGCACTACCGCCTGGATGCCGTGCGCGCGCACCTGTACGAGCGGGCGGGCGACCCCGCGCGCGCCTTCGCCCACTACCGCGCCGCGGCGGAGCGGACGGCCAGCATCCCCGAACGCGACTACCTGACGCTCAAGGCGGCCCGCCTCTCCGCGCTCGAGAACGAGAAGCCGAGCGGAACGGCAGCCTGA